The Xyrauchen texanus isolate HMW12.3.18 chromosome 13, RBS_HiC_50CHRs, whole genome shotgun sequence genome contains the following window.
agaagtttatacagaataattaaagaatggaaagcttccgccaaccaagACACAagccggatcagtctgattcttaaaaaggacaaagatcctaGCAAGTGTaattactgtccaatttccctgatccagctagatgtaaaaatattgtcaaaaattctaattctagataaccgattaagttatgacatctcttatacatatagatcaggtggggtttattcagggccacagctcttctgataacattaggtgtttcatcaatatcatgtggtcagtggagaATGATCGCTGCCAtttcacttgacgccgaaaatgGGATTATCTTACCtaagatttttggaaaaatatgggttcgggaatacttttattggatggatcaaATTACTATAAAGACACctggtagtggcggtacaaacaaattgattaatttcagattattttactctggattggTGACCCGGCAGGGTTGCTCTCTTTTCTCATTATTGTTCTGTGCTACCCTGGAACcattgctttatgcagattatattttattattcatctccgaccctactagatctatgccttacctccacagaattattcattccttttctaagttctcaggatacagtcaattggtctaaatgcAAAGCTATGTctttgacagcgtactgcccagtaacagctttccagctgggtgccttccagtggcccaaaaagGGCATTAAGTagttgggcattttattcccagcaaatttgtctgaattagttagagttaattttgaccccttaataaaaaggttttagagcgatgtgggcaggtgggcttcattaaatttatctatgattgggaaggttaatgttattaaaaactgttacaatctctccctatagatgtccccctctcttacttcaagcaatttgatagcatagtgacaGCTGGAAATTTTATTGATGTTCACCTTGGCGTGCCCTCGGTTTCTGTTGTAGCTCTAGATGGGAGACCATTGCACTCTGGACCCATACAACAAGTCACCCAAGAACTCCCTTTACATGCGGGAGTCCTTCAACATGAAAATATCCACTTTTGGATCACACAAGCACCTGGTGATTCTTGGCTATCTGTGGCTGGTCAAACACAAGCCCAGTATTTATACGTGCTTTGCATCTTGTATAAAGTCAGTTAACCCGGTACCTCTGAACGTTAATATGGTCTCTACTGTACCTTGCTCCAAGCCTCCTTGCTCCAAGCCATCAAGGCCTGCCATGatcaacgagccaatgcccatgaCTGCCACAGCCAACAAGCCAGTGTTGCAAGCCTCGTCATTCCCAGAGCCAGCTCCAGCCCTAAAGGAATTTTCGACTTTGATTCCAGTGGTCTCCAAGATCCCATCAACGGAGACCACTTTCTCCCCAGCCTCGGTAGCCCTGGAgcctccccagtctccgccttaCGAGTGTCCAACAGCTGTGCACACGGCCATCTGTAAGTGGAAAAGGAGAAGAAGGGCTCctattccccagtcactgccagtgtcCACGATGGCCATTCCTCTATCACTGCCTGTGTCCATGAccaaaagtttcttgcattccttgaatcaatcatgtTTCTCTCATTGAAGTCTGTGAACAAGATTTTCTGTAGTTTTtcccaagaaagccttcctttactatTCGCCtagcataacacaagatctttatcggatgatctcagaaatttggccagaattgataggGCCTGTCTTCCCCCACAGATCTCCAtcccggaaccctgtgagctcactcgatttccagcttatggactTAtacaggaatttcaccatatcctgaccttcttcggcctcaggaattccaacaacaTGGATGTTATTCCGTCAGCTAAGGCACTCAATGTCCTCcaagaagaagagaagagaagaactGTACAGCAGAGTTCCACTGCGTTCACACAACAGATCTGAATTATGAGAGGAATGTGTAATGAGAACAATTCACTGGAAAATTCCAGCATTTCACCACAAGAGATTAAAATATGAAAGCTTGTTGAATGTTGAAtaatcttgtctttttttttttttttttaaccagatcAACAACAAACCAAAAACAATCTACCAAAACAGTCTGAACCAGAGTTAAAAGGAAAtactaaaacacattttattgaaagaaaaacaacagaaatacaaaaaacaagGTTAGATCAGATAAAAATGGGGCTTTAAGAAATGTTAAAAGtgtctgtgagcttgtccagtgCAAAACTGAGCAAGTCTGTAAGTCTTTAGTTGATGATTTCATCTGTAAGTGGAGATGTCTCAACAGCATCAGCGTGCATCTTTTTTGTTCATAAACCCGGCATCACGTAAGCGATATTATCCAGAGTGTTGGACTGATGACAGAGAGAGTTCATATCAGTTTACTTTTTAAGGTTATTtagtaatttattatatatatatatatatatatatatatatatatatatatatatatatatatgtaacatcTAATAATATCTTAAGGAAATCAGTACCAGCACGTGATGTGGACAGCCATTGAGTTCTGGCAGCTGTGTGGTGAGACAGGCCAACGGACCGAGAGCACACAGAACAGAGTCCAACAGAACCGACAGAGAACCAGAGACTGTCACCAtcccctaaacacacacacaatatactgtCAGAATAAACGTCAAACACTATTGTTAAGAAAAACTAGTGTAAAAAGTCCCATGACACACAGAACTGTTGTATTATGTTTACTGACTGCAGTTTAATTTCTGTTCAACAAACTCTCTGTTGAAGTATCAGAGCATCACTGAGAATTTAACAGACATGAGCGTGTATAAATGAATGTATACTTCAGTCTCCTGCAGTCTGCGTCCAATCAGAGACAGGGATTCTCCGAGCAGCTGCAGGTGGGCGGCAGCATCAATGGGGTCAACATCTGGCTCTCTGATGGGGGAGCgtgtcaccatggaaacagataGCGGTGCGGATCCATTCTGAACTGGTGTGACTGTGGTTTCCGGATGCTTCAACACAACTGTTCCAGCTGCAGGGGTCACAACCCCACTTGAATAATGTCCTGAGCAAACACGAAAATACATGAAATGATCAAAGTGAACCAATCTGAATGTTCAAACCGCACATCTGTGAAGTACTGACCTTTGACCCTGCTGCTGTCTTTGACCTTTTGAGACGTTCGTTGTTCTTTAAGGTGTTTCACGTGTTTAACAGCATCCGATTTCATTTGCTTGCGCTGCAGATACACAGATCTCTCTCGCCAAACCTGACGAAGATCAAACCAAAAAACCTAACTTTAAATCTACTGTATGatataatgtatagtgtatataaGGTTGGTGTTATATATACACGATGTGGGTGACTTATAGCGTATATGATTATGTTTGTGACGTATAGCGTATATGATGTTGGTGATGTATAgtgtatatgatgatgttggtGATGTATACTGTATTATGCGGATGTTAGTGACGTATCACTAGTTAGTGATATACTAACGCTATATGATGCAGGTAATATAGTGTATATGATGTTAGTAATGTGTAATGGACATGATTGTTGGGAACCTGTTTATCTCCCTCAGGGAGCTGTTTCCAGGCATCAGCCAGTCTTTTACTCAAGTCCCCAAAATctgaaaaaattcaataaaaaaaattaaaaaaaaaaaaacacacacagagactgtTTCAGATGTCAATATATTAAACTCATTCTGATCGACTCGTTAGAttaattacagttgaagtcaataaaactaattttttaaccactccacagatttaatatcagcaaactatagttttggcaatcgTTTAGGACaggagtgcccaatacgtcgatcgcacgAAATTGAAAtgtttcgttaaattttaatagaaaaaaaaaaaaaaattatatatatatatatatatatatatatatatatatatatatatatatataattattatttttttctattaaaattTAACTAAACATTTCAATTTCGTATGACGACTGATTAGCActcctgtatatatacacacatatatacatatatatatatatatatatatatatatatatatatatatatatatatatgtgtctttccttcttttagtttctgtctgacttgcacttgacgagtacattttgaccaggcgagattttagtttattcagttgccatgacaactaggtgcgggccttccaagggcttctgagaacagagcgcgaaattgcgaaactagcagtgtttgagactagctaccagcagctactgtctgattccattcagtgcaaatcatcagaataaggtaaatgccctggctattgtaatctattgtgctgtaggtgttttgggtttagtgttaaaactgaatgatatcaacattgaacattattacatatatatatttttttattaattacaagattaattccatgtagggatacatacagtagtcccaacaagcatttagtgttttttttcaGTTGGTTGATCTTAGTGAGTTGGTCATTTATAAGTAGATCATCAtgaaaaaagtgtgggcacccctggtttaggacatctactttgcgcatgacatgagtcatttttccaacaattgtatacagacagattgtttaacttttaattgactatatcacaattccagtggatcagaatttacatacaactgtgcctttaagcagcttggaaaattacagaaaattatgtaaagccttttggcaattagcttctgataggctaaatggctaattggagtcaattggagttGTAAACGTGGATGTATGTTAAGCCCTACCCTCAAAatcaatgcctctttgcttgacatcatgggaaaatcaaaagaaatcagcagagaccttagaaaaaaaattgtggtccTCCACAAGTCtgcttcatccttgggagcaatttccaaacacctgaaggtatcacgttcatctgttcaaacaatagtatgcaagtatacaCACCATGGGACCTTGCagtcatcataccactcaggaaagagACGCATTCTGTATCCTAGAGATGaccatagtttggtgcgaaaagtgcaaatcaatcccagaacaactgcaaaggaccttgtgaagattccggtaggaaacaggtagacatgtatctatatatacagtaaaacgtgtcctatatcaacataactataaaggctgctcagcaaggaagaagccaatactccaaaaccaccataacaaagccagacaacagtttgcaagtacacatggggacaaagatccgACTTTATGGAGAAATGTCCAAAacgtatattttgtattttaaatacgtattcccgttacatATATCTTTActtcccaaccctgtgtgtgtaattatatatatatatacacacacacacacacacacacacacacacaaacaacatttaatCCCCACAACCACCCCTCCCAATTCCaccccccaacaaacatccctgtggtcacaaatgAGTAAATATAcggaaaaaaacaaaatcacacaaaccaaaatataaccatACTCAACCAAATCTACACTACTCTCTCCATGTCCCaaaccgagagccctccaaaaactccaaataattgccccatttcccaacaaacaaatctaagTTACCCCGTCTTCCAAATGACACCTCTtcaaaagccaccaccctcccccatctccgtgcaccactcccAAAATCGGGGCGACAAagctgacctccaacccctcaaaataatctgcctggcgatcatcacacaggtcagaacAAGGAATGGaccaatccgatacctggatcggaaTCGGCTCCGATtctgaagcttttagacagatcgggtatcggaccgatgagcccgatccaaatccgataccgtgttagtcatgttcgtttctgtcaagctccaaaaatgacataaaagaaccatataaacaccattaaagcagtttatATGACTTGTTTTATTctaagccacttgaagacgtacgtgcaatagctctgtgaatcacaaaaggctgtttttttcagatgaacattttttattgattcttatattaacacataaatgcaagaacatatacaaacagaatcaatacttaaCACCCTCGTTTACTTTTCCCATAATCTATTGATAGAAGCTAAAGCTCCTCTGAATTAGCATggtgtaatacactgatgcctcataaccttttccaaaagcagtaatcacctctcccaaagcATCTGCCGCTTTAGAGGGTGTGTGCTATTCCCAAAAAACATACATAGcatgtggcgcagctgtaaatacctataaaactgagatctgggaatcccaaaatgatgaccccaatttctcaaaagatctcaacacttcactctcatacaggtcgctGAGTGTAACAATCACCTCACAATCcaatctgaccaacagaaaggggacttattgatatgtaatttggggttcagccatatgctcaaggcagcatttaaataaatgtccgagtTAAAcaatggacacttttgtccatacaagacaaatgcaagataacggagtaacttaacttctccgattagtaaCTACCTGTTCAATgccaaaccagggaggggctctcttagGTGGAAGGGACAAATGagtcaaatgtctgagaccgaatgcataacaataaaacaaaatcttgagtAGGCCTAGcctacctttgtcaatcggcctatgtaacttattgaaatgtaatctgggacactcACCATTCGAAATGAAGGACATCTCTATGCTATTAGAGTCTAATGCTAttagacatttcacattcttaaaataaagtagtgatcctaactgacctaagacagggaatgttttctatgattacaagtgaaaaactgagtttaaatgtatttggctaaggtgtatgtaaacttctgacttcaactgtacatcacTTGAGCCTCACATGACACTTCATAGATAGTCTGATGTATTTTGCTTACAAAATAGGCAAGAGCTATTTGATTGGCTGTCAAATTCTGGGAGCACACAGTcttatataaacaaatttttgTTTATCAGTATAAAAATTAGTATGaaatctggtccacattgcagcttattctggccaagaactgcccacttagacagggGAGACCATCTGAATGACATGTAAATCGATCAGTCAAAGTTAGTTGGCATTCAGTTTTCATCTTAGAAAAATGTTTACCTTCTTTGACTATGATCAACTTATGAGTTATGAAAGAGATGTTAAAACTCAAAAAGACGATATTACTTCatttcatcacactggaaatgaaAGGTCAAGTCCAGCGCATTGCACTGTGGGATACAGTATTCTGTGCAGTGTACTCTGAGCACATTTTGCATAATGCAGAAATAGTTAAGACTAGTATGCTATTTTGAACATTGCCAAATTCATGTTTACAATTGTTCAGAATGCTACATTGAGCACTTCTCAGGAAGAACTAGTCATCGGCTTTGTGATGCATGTCATAAGTACTTTGAGAGATACTCAAGATATCCACCAGCACACATGTCTGAGGTCTGATTTACCCGCCTCTAAATGTCACCCAAATATACAATCTGTGGCTGGTCaatttacatgtcagtcagaaaGTCTTTTCCTGTGAAAGTGGGCAGCAATGTGGAGCAAAACTCACAATCAAATCTCTGACTACCATGAGACAACATGCATGACACAAACAGATTGAGAGAAAACCCCACCGAGTCCAGGCTCCTCCTCCAGAATACTGTTCCTGTACTCCTTATAGAAGATCTGATATGCCGTCAACACCTTCTTCTTCTGCATAAGAGACAGACATATGACAGACGTAAATGCTTTAAAGCCTGTGTTTTAATATTTCCTCAGCGGATTGTTTGTACCTTTTCTTTACTCTTGTGTTTGCCTCCTTcctctctcttcttcttcttctcctctcGGCTGTGATGACCTGTAGTGTACTCGCTCCATTCTGCGCTGCCATTGGCTGAGACAGGAGAGCACAAAATTTGAAACTTAATGCAAGGTTTGTGGCATCAGTCGCTGggaaaacaatgaattttgacagACAGCGTGACACAGACAGTTATTGTCTTTATTTATTGTTGAAGGTGGATTTGTTACACAAGTGTTGCTTTGATGGCTGTAGCAGTCGTAATTTAAAGGGGATGAATTTGCAGACAGAACTTCTAAGAGTTTTAGCACGCTGATAGTCCAACAGATGGGATGGAAAAATTACTAACCATATCGAGgcaaaactttatattttgaaattttaaacattgttttctgtccatgtgatcataaatgaaatgacccaTCAAACATTATAATATTTCGATCACTTGATTTGATCCCTACTGCACTTTTTTCTATACTGTTTACAAAGTTCACACCATGTCcataaagtgcttgaatttagcttttagaaatgtaagtactgAAATACCTGGAAAATTACCTTGTTGAAGAGTTTTGTTCTTtacagacagataaaaaaagttaaaagaaaaatacattttaaaaaatcaaaTACCACAGGTGCTCTAAAACTGAAACATCTCTCTCGTTAATGAATGAACAGAAACacctgtgtgagtctgtgagatgcgcattaaactcttaaagtgacagtaccataATAGcatttgttataaaaatgaatgtaaaattattgttattgtaacttattattaattatacacattatttcaaacatagACAAcgcatataattattatatatacacaatttcaAGAAATAATATGAAATGATAGAAtgtagaatttgtatttttgttttttaaacttacagtatgattaaaataatcaagacaaacaaaatattaaaaatgaaaaattttcacatactttttcaggacaggttctgttcagttcttttctttgttctgcacctgatcaggTGACTGATATATTAAACtctattatttaaactttgagcatttaaaTTGTGTAtgaaggcctgttcacaccatgTCAGTTTTTTCGGTACCAATGTTTGTTCCGAACTAGCTTTTGTATGGTAACAATGCATTCCTTTGCCGCTGCTGTCAGCGATAACATCATGACATCCACCGTAAAGACCTGACAAACAcaatacacatacagtatctcacaaaagtgagtacacccctcacatttttgaaaatatttgattatatcttttcatgtgacaacactgaagaaattatactttgctacaatgtaacgtagtgagtgtacagcttgtataagtgtaaatttgctgtcccctcaaaataactcaacacacagcaatCAAGTTGGACAATTCGTCTGCCGACATTccgaagtttttttttttttttgttttttttttgtgtgttccaaTTATTTTTTCTTCAGACTGCGAtaaaactgactgaccaatgagaGAAGAGCTTTTTTTAGTCGCTATAGCTGCTCAATCCAGCATGTTGGTGGTGCTATTCAACTGGCAAACACCAGCATACCAGCAGCTGATAACTTTATCTTTATCTTGATGAGAAGttatatgcatttatgcattttacgaaagtatgtttttaaaaaataaaccgtTTTCTGCCATACTGTGTCATTTAAGTCTTATATTGAATCGAGATATCGAATCGTGAACCTCATATCATATATCAAACCGAATCTTGAAATAACCACATTGTCCCATCCTTATCCAACAGTTACTGTTAATGTTAACACGCTTCTGCTCAGCATGAAAAAACTCTCTGTGAGAGGCCATGTATGTTAAATCATCCTCTAAGTTGAAAAATACTACAACTGAAATAGAATCTATGGATCTATCTAATGGACTATTCAGTTGTTGGACAACACAGTTGTGTTGCGTTCATACCTGCTGCTGATCTCTTGGCTGTTTTACTGCTGTGTTTTTTCTCACGGagccgctctctctctctctttttcttgctctttttactctttttctttttcttgctgTGAGTGGAGGACTCATGAATCATCAGTTTTCCTCCGTCACTGTCAGCCGAAGATGAGCCGCTGCTGTCAGCGATAACATCATGACATCCTCCGTAATGACCTGACAAACAcaatacacatacagtatctcacaaaagtgagtacacccctcacattgttgaaaatatttgattatatcttttcatgtgacaacactgaagaaatcacactttgctacaatgtaaagtagtgagtgttaCAGCTTGTataagtgtaaatttgctgtcccctcaaaataactcaacacacagcaatTCATGTCTAAACGGCTGGCAACAACAGTGAGAACACcgtgcagcacggtggccaagaccatacagcggtttaacaggacagattccactcagaacaggcctcgccatggtcgaacAAAGAAGTTGAGTACActtgctcagcatcatatccagaggttgtctttgggaaatagacctatgagtgctgccagcattgctgcagaggttgaaggggtggggggtcagcctgttagtgctcagaccatacgccgcacactgcatcaaattggtctgcatggctgtcatcccagaaggaagcctcttctgaagatgatgcacaagaaagcccgcaaacagtttgctgaagacaagcagacaaaggacatggattactggaaccatgtcctgtggtctgatgagaccaagataaacttatttggttcagatggtgtcaagcgtgtgtggcggaaaccaggtgagaaGTACAacgacaagtgtgtcttgccttcAGTCAAGCATGTTGGTGGGAGTGTCTTGGTCTgtggctgcatgagtgctgccggcactggggagctacagttcattgagggaaccatgaatgccaacatgtactttgacatactgaagcagagcatgatcccctcccttcggagactgggccgcagggcagtattccagcatgataacgaccccaaacacacctacaagacgaccactgcctttcTAAAGAAGCTGagagtgaaggtgatggactggccaagcatgtctccagacctaaatcctattgagcatctgtggggcatcctcaaatggaaggtggaggagcacaaggtctctaacatccaccagctccgtgatgtcgtcatggaggacgactccagtggcaacctgtgaagctctggtgaactccatgcccaagagggttaaagcagtgctggaaaataatggtggccacacaaaatactgACACTTTGggtccaatttggacattttcacgtaggggtgtactcacttttgttgccagcggtttagacattaatggctgtgttgagttattttaaggggacagcaaatttacacagttatacaagctgtacactcactactttacattgcagcaaagtgtcatttcttcagtgttgtcacatgaaaaggtataatcaaatatttacaaaaatgtgaggggtgtactcacttttgtgagatactgtatatacaaacagTGTTGGGTCAATTAATCCAAAAAGTAATCCACCACAAATTACCTATCTAAAATGGTCATCAGATTACTGATTGCACCAGCaaaaattttttacataaaactTTACTGTTCATAATTCCACGCAAAGTCAAACACTCAGCACCTCccttaaaatgactttaaatatattctacataaataatattaattcagAAATGTGTTACCAAAGTAATAAACTGAAAGAAACACCAGACAAACATTCACTCTGCTGCGTCTGCTCACCTTCCAGCTCCACCTCCTCTCCCACAACAGGAAGTGCATCTCGCATCACTTGTGGCTTCCTGCAGGAGTCTCTCAGTTCTGTCCGGCGCTCCTTTGGCATGGACAGGGCATACGGCACGTCGGAGCCCACCGCAGTGGAGGAGGTGATGGCCTGCAGGAGACCCATCGCTGTCATGCCGCTCTGAGGAGATCTGCACGTGTCTGGCAGTGATAGCAG
Protein-coding sequences here:
- the LOC127654277 gene encoding HMG domain-containing protein 4-like isoform X1; the protein is MEGEVSLVAGRSQREKRRSYKDLLREEEIIDAEVRKTSKKRLKTCSPQESDGFYTGAEFHKKKKKHDEDHSSGSHHKKKRPSELSLLSLPDTCRSPQSGMTAMGLLQAITSSTAVGSDVPYALSMPKERRTELRDSCRKPQVMRDALPVVGEEVELEGHYGGCHDVIADSSGSSSADSDGGKLMIHESSTHSKKKKKSKKSKKKRERERLREKKHSSKTAKRSAAANGSAEWSEYTTGHHSREEKKKKREEGGKHKSKEKKKKVLTAYQIFYKEYRNSILEEEPGLDFGDLSKRLADAWKQLPEGDKQVWRERSVYLQRKQMKSDAVKHVKHLKEQRTSQKVKDSSRVKGHYSSGVVTPAAGTVVLKHPETTVTPVQNGSAPLSVSMVTRSPIREPDVDPIDAAAHLQLLGESLSLIGRRLQETEGMVTVSGSLSVLLDSVLCALGPLACLTTQLPELNGCPHHVLSNTLDNIAYVMPGL
- the LOC127654277 gene encoding HMG domain-containing protein 4-like isoform X2 → MEGEVSLVAGRSQREKRRSYKDLLREEEIIDAEVRKTSKKRLKESDGFYTGAEFHKKKKKHDEDHSSGSHHKKKRPSELSLLSLPDTCRSPQSGMTAMGLLQAITSSTAVGSDVPYALSMPKERRTELRDSCRKPQVMRDALPVVGEEVELEGHYGGCHDVIADSSGSSSADSDGGKLMIHESSTHSKKKKKSKKSKKKRERERLREKKHSSKTAKRSAAANGSAEWSEYTTGHHSREEKKKKREEGGKHKSKEKKKKVLTAYQIFYKEYRNSILEEEPGLDFGDLSKRLADAWKQLPEGDKQVWRERSVYLQRKQMKSDAVKHVKHLKEQRTSQKVKDSSRVKGHYSSGVVTPAAGTVVLKHPETTVTPVQNGSAPLSVSMVTRSPIREPDVDPIDAAAHLQLLGESLSLIGRRLQETEGMVTVSGSLSVLLDSVLCALGPLACLTTQLPELNGCPHHVLSNTLDNIAYVMPGL